The Polluticoccus soli sequence CATTGACATCTTATTTTCGAAAAACCAAGATAAGAAAAGATATTGACATTTCTAAGTAGCAGAATAATAATAGTTTTTACGTTAATAGCTGGTCAATTATATGATTAAATACCCTATATTTATCACCCCAACGATCTCAGAACGAAATTTTATTAAAACTGCATTCAATGCGTCAGCTTGTCTTAACCCTAGTTGTGCTACTATCGTTACTAGCACTGTCTCAAAAAGCATCAGCATCACACGCCGCAGGTGGCGAACTTATTTACGAATGGATCGCAGATTCTACCTATCGGGTCATATTCAAATTCTACCGCGACTGTGGGGGGTCAACAGAACCAACTACACAAGTTCTTTGCTACAGGAACATGTGTACCAACCAGACGTACCAAACCAACATGGACAAGCTGGCTGTTTTGCCAGGTGGCGTGGCTAATGGCACCCCGGTAGCAACCGGTTGTGCCGGATACTCTACAGAATGCCAAAATATTTCTTCCACCATCCCTGGCTACAGGGAATGGTGGTATGTAGATACCGTAACGCTTCCTTCAAGGTGTACCAACTGGAGATTTTCTACCTACCTGAACGCCCGCAACACATCATCGAATGTGGTAGGCACGCCCAATTTTTATGCAGAAGCCACGCTGAATAATGTCGTAGCTCAAGGCAACAGTTCTCCATACTTTTCGGTAAAGCCAGTGCCGTATGTGTGTATCAACCAGGCCTACTCTTACAATAACGGCGCGGTGGATATTAACGGCGATTCTCTTGTATTTGAAAGCCAGGTACCTCAAACCAATGGAGCGTGCAATACGAATCCTACCAACTGCACCTTCGTTTCTAAAACCCCCGCACTAACATTGCCATCCAACCCATTCCAGACAAATAACAGTTTTGCGCTAAACGCCAATACCGGCGCTATGAACTTCACACCTACTGAACAGGGCGCACAAACAGTATCTATGAAGGTAAAGGAATACCGTAATGGTGTACTGATCGGCACAGTAATGCGCGATATACAGGTACAGGTGCTTAACTGTACCAATACTCCTCCAACCGTCACACCGGCCACATCTACATTCGTAAATGCCAGCTGGGTCAACAACCAGGTACAGGCTTGTGCGACTACAACGTTCAGCTTCTGCTATGACGCAAAATCTACCGCTGTTGGAGCAAAACTTATTGCCCAGGACAACCATACTGCTGCAACCCCCGGAGCTACCGTAACCTATTCCAATCAGCTGGGCGACTCCGTGCGCGGATGTTTTTCATGGACGCCGTCGGCAGTAGATACGGGCTTAAAAATATTCACGGTTACAGTAAAGGATACGACGTGTGCACCTCCGGGTATCATGTTCACCCAAACTTTTACCATACCTATCTACGTATGGCCTGCTACGCAGGCATCTAAAGATACAACTATCTGCTACGGCGATCATGCAACGCTTGATGTAAATGGCGGCAGCGGATTTACATGGACCGTATTGCCAGGTGGCTCACCGATAACATCGCTCACTTGCACAGGCTGCAAAAATCCGCAGGCAACTCCGACAGTTACTACATCGTATGTTGTTACTTCTACCATTCCAAGCCCCTGCATCAACCGCGATACAGTTGTTGTAACGGTCAACAATCCAACCGCGCCCTCAGCACTAACTAATTCCCCCGTTTGCCCGGACTCTACACTCAAACTGAGTGCGACTACCGTTTTGGGCGCATCGGGTTATGACTGGAATGGGCCAAACAGCTTTTCATCCAACCTGCAAAATCCGGTTATTACCAATGCCCAGATAATCCATTCAGGTATATACGGCGTTCGGTCTATTGTAAACGGATGCTATTCACAATACGCATATGTTGTAGCCACGGTTGGCTATCCGCAAACTCCTACCCCTAGCAGCAATAGCCCGGTATGTGAAGGCGGAACGCTTAATCTTACTGCATCTACAGTAAGTGGCGCCACATACACATGGACTGGTCCAAACAGCTTTACTTCTGCCGCTCAAAACCCGTCGATCACAAACGTTGCCCCCGTAAATAGTGGTTACTACAAAATAACTTCAACAGCGTATGGTTGTACCTCATTGCCTGATAGTACTCTTGTAGTGATCAATCCTCTACCTGTTGCACCAACGGTAGCTAATATTACCCACTGCCAGGATATAGCTGCACCACCTCTTACAGCAACTGGCAGCGGCCTGTTATGGTATACCACAGCGACCGGGGGTACAGGAAGTGCAACTGCAATTACACCTTCAACTTCGACTCCTGGCACGACCACCTACTGGGTAAGCCAGACAGTTAACGGCTGCGAAGGGCCTCGTGCTTCTATTGCGGTAACCATACTTCCCAAGCCTGTTCCGCCAACTGCAACTATATCTTACCAATACTGCCAGTTTGCAACGGCGACACAACTGACCGCCACAGGCAGTTCATTAAAGTGGTATACGGCCGCTATAGGCGGCACAGGTAATGTTACGGCTCCAACACCAACCACAGCCTCAGGTGGCAGCACCAGCTGGTATGTAACGCAAACCGGCAGCAACGGATGTGAGAGCGACAGGCTGCCTATAACAGTCGTTGTCGTACCGCTTTCCAGTCCCCCAACTGTAACCACAGCCAACTATTGCCAGTACCTTCCTGCAACTCCGGACATCAGTACAATGGTGAGCGGAGGCAATATACTGTGGTATACAGGCGCTACCGGCGGCACAGGAAGCCCCACTGCACCAACAGTCAGTACATCTTCAGCCACTACATACACCTACTATGTAACACAGAATATCAATACCTGCGAAAGCCAGCGTGTGCCCATCAATGCAATTGTGCATCCAAAACCCCTGCTGCCCGTGCCAACCAGCGTAGTATATTGCCAATTCGATATAGCCAATCCCCTTGTAGCTGTAGGAACCAATTTGCTATGGTATACGACGCCAACAGGCGGTACAGGGTCCGCAACAACGCCAATCCCATCCACTAATACGGCAGGTACCTTCAACTGGTATGTAAGCCAGACCGCTAACGGATGCGAAAGCGACCGCGCTCAAGTTGTGGTTACCGTTAAACCACAACCGGCACCACCACTTGTTGCCAGCAATATAGACTATTGCCAGTTTGATATACCTGCTGCGATACTGGCTACAGGTCAAAACGTTGTTTGGTATGCCACTGCCACAGGCGGTACAGCCAATACCACAGTACCAACGCCAACGACAGGCGCCCCTGGCGTTACCACTTACTACTTCACGCAAACAGTAAATGGTTGTGAAAGCAACCGAAAGGCTGCAGTAGTCATAGTAAAAGCTAAACCAGTTCCACCGGTGGTGGTTTCACCAATAGAGTTATGCTACAAAACAACACCTCCACCACTAACTGCCACCGGTGCTAACCTTGAATGGTTCAGCGCAGCCACTGGTGGAACACAGTTCCCTACGGCCCCGGTTCCGTCCACTGCCGCGATCGGAACTTCCAGTTACTACGTATCGCAAATGGTAGATGGTTGCCGTAGCGATCGTTCGGAGATCATAGTAAAAGTTGATTCGGTTGTTGGCGCTACGCTTGCATTAAGTAAAGAGCCTTTATGCCAGTACGATTCACTGGAGGCAACATATAGCGGCGTTATTGCTCCAGTCGATGGCAATTTCACCTGGTCGTTTGATGGAGGTAAGGTGCTTTCAGGTAAACACGCAGGCCCGTATAAAATTTCGTGGAATGAAGCCGGCAAAAAGACTGTAATGGTTATTGCAACAATACCGGGCTGCCGCGGGGTTGGAATTAAGGAGCTGACTGTACTGCCGGCACCGCCTGCTACTTTTAACTTGCCTGCCGAATTTTGTGTAGGACAGGAATTCCAGCTGGAGGCTACAGACAGCAAGCTAGCGACGTACACCTGGCAATTGGCGCCAGCTGAAACTATAAGTGGTAAAGACGGAAGGCTGGTAGTGAAATGGAATGTACCGGGCAGGTACGTAGTAGGCCTCAATACCGTATCACAAGATGGCTGCGCTTCTTTGCCCGTGAATGACACCATTGTGATCAGGGAACAGCCGATAGCCGAGATCGTACAGGTTAGCAGCAACAACATTTGTGTTGGAGATACGGTCTCTCTCACCGGCCGACATATTGAAAGCTATACTTACAAATGGACACCGGCAGAATTATTTGACAACAGCGAAACCATTCGTTCGACAGCCACGCTGCATAAGAGCGCCATGCTTGTATTGACGGTTACCGACACAATTGGCTGCCGTGCCAATGACAGTGCTTACATCAACGCCCAGCTATGCTGCGACTTGTATATGCCTAATGCCTTCTCTCCTAACGGCGACGGCAAAAACGATGTATTCAGGGTACTAACGCCAGGACATAACGAGCTGGTAACATTTTTGATCAAAAACAGGTTTGGTGAGACCGTGTTTTTTACCAGCGACGTAAACAAAGGATGGGATGGTATCTATATGGGCGAACCTCAGGATGTAGGTACCTATTTTTATTACCTGCAATACAAATGTGCAGATGCAAGCATACACGATAAAAAAGGAGACGTTGTACTGGTAAGGTAAATAAAGCACAGCCCGGCTGGCATCATTCTTATAGGAATGTATATGTATCATAGCGTTATGAGATTTATAAAACGCCTTATATATATACTGGCATTATTTACACCACGATTGGTCACCGCACAGGAAGATTGTCGTTGTATCGAGATAAGTCTTAAATCAGTTCAGAAGGAGACAGGCTCAGTAACCTTTCACGTTAAGAATACTTGCATGCGTCGCATCTGGTTTTCTACTAAAGGTTTCTGGGTCAGTATGTCAGACCGAACCCACACCAGTACAGAAACCAAACTTCAAAAGCTTACGAATACGGACAAGCATTTTGTCCTGTTTAGATGGAATGATGAAAAGGATATGACATTTCATAATGACAACCTGAAAAACAATTACGACAAGACCCATTTTTCCTACTCCAACACCACTGATCCACAGCCCAAAAGCCTGTTTGGCACCAGGACATATCTGTGCGAG is a genomic window containing:
- a CDS encoding gliding motility-associated C-terminal domain-containing protein yields the protein MRQLVLTLVVLLSLLALSQKASASHAAGGELIYEWIADSTYRVIFKFYRDCGGSTEPTTQVLCYRNMCTNQTYQTNMDKLAVLPGGVANGTPVATGCAGYSTECQNISSTIPGYREWWYVDTVTLPSRCTNWRFSTYLNARNTSSNVVGTPNFYAEATLNNVVAQGNSSPYFSVKPVPYVCINQAYSYNNGAVDINGDSLVFESQVPQTNGACNTNPTNCTFVSKTPALTLPSNPFQTNNSFALNANTGAMNFTPTEQGAQTVSMKVKEYRNGVLIGTVMRDIQVQVLNCTNTPPTVTPATSTFVNASWVNNQVQACATTTFSFCYDAKSTAVGAKLIAQDNHTAATPGATVTYSNQLGDSVRGCFSWTPSAVDTGLKIFTVTVKDTTCAPPGIMFTQTFTIPIYVWPATQASKDTTICYGDHATLDVNGGSGFTWTVLPGGSPITSLTCTGCKNPQATPTVTTSYVVTSTIPSPCINRDTVVVTVNNPTAPSALTNSPVCPDSTLKLSATTVLGASGYDWNGPNSFSSNLQNPVITNAQIIHSGIYGVRSIVNGCYSQYAYVVATVGYPQTPTPSSNSPVCEGGTLNLTASTVSGATYTWTGPNSFTSAAQNPSITNVAPVNSGYYKITSTAYGCTSLPDSTLVVINPLPVAPTVANITHCQDIAAPPLTATGSGLLWYTTATGGTGSATAITPSTSTPGTTTYWVSQTVNGCEGPRASIAVTILPKPVPPTATISYQYCQFATATQLTATGSSLKWYTAAIGGTGNVTAPTPTTASGGSTSWYVTQTGSNGCESDRLPITVVVVPLSSPPTVTTANYCQYLPATPDISTMVSGGNILWYTGATGGTGSPTAPTVSTSSATTYTYYVTQNINTCESQRVPINAIVHPKPLLPVPTSVVYCQFDIANPLVAVGTNLLWYTTPTGGTGSATTPIPSTNTAGTFNWYVSQTANGCESDRAQVVVTVKPQPAPPLVASNIDYCQFDIPAAILATGQNVVWYATATGGTANTTVPTPTTGAPGVTTYYFTQTVNGCESNRKAAVVIVKAKPVPPVVVSPIELCYKTTPPPLTATGANLEWFSAATGGTQFPTAPVPSTAAIGTSSYYVSQMVDGCRSDRSEIIVKVDSVVGATLALSKEPLCQYDSLEATYSGVIAPVDGNFTWSFDGGKVLSGKHAGPYKISWNEAGKKTVMVIATIPGCRGVGIKELTVLPAPPATFNLPAEFCVGQEFQLEATDSKLATYTWQLAPAETISGKDGRLVVKWNVPGRYVVGLNTVSQDGCASLPVNDTIVIREQPIAEIVQVSSNNICVGDTVSLTGRHIESYTYKWTPAELFDNSETIRSTATLHKSAMLVLTVTDTIGCRANDSAYINAQLCCDLYMPNAFSPNGDGKNDVFRVLTPGHNELVTFLIKNRFGETVFFTSDVNKGWDGIYMGEPQDVGTYFYYLQYKCADASIHDKKGDVVLVR